In Asanoa sp. WMMD1127, one genomic interval encodes:
- a CDS encoding GNAT family N-acetyltransferase, which produces MSEQPIRLRVAAPADLPRLLELMDSVLSWLVARGRTQQWGDVPFSRIPGFPDRVADWIAQRVITLAERGTDCVGILAMAPVVPQRIPAGLVPASAMFVHTVMTERGPRGRGVGSLLMQEAERQARAASAPAVALDHWAGSDELQRIYHKHGYTPVGEYNDERANAPTRNVVQVLHLPST; this is translated from the coding sequence ATGTCAGAGCAACCGATCCGCCTGCGCGTCGCCGCCCCGGCCGACCTACCCCGCCTGCTCGAGCTCATGGACTCGGTCCTCAGCTGGCTTGTCGCCCGCGGCCGCACGCAGCAGTGGGGCGACGTGCCGTTCTCGCGAATCCCAGGCTTCCCCGACCGGGTCGCGGACTGGATCGCCCAACGCGTGATCACGCTGGCCGAACGTGGCACTGACTGCGTCGGCATACTCGCCATGGCACCCGTCGTCCCACAACGCATACCCGCAGGACTCGTGCCGGCGAGCGCCATGTTCGTGCATACCGTGATGACCGAGCGCGGACCGCGCGGGCGAGGCGTCGGTTCCCTACTCATGCAAGAGGCGGAGCGGCAGGCCCGAGCCGCCTCAGCACCAGCAGTGGCACTGGACCACTGGGCCGGCAGCGACGAACTCCAGCGCATCTACCACAAGCACGGCTACACCCCGGTTGGCGAATACAACGACGAGCGGGCTAACGCCCCGACCCGCAACGTCGTGCAGGTGCTCCACCTACCGAGCACCTGA
- a CDS encoding nuclear transport factor 2 family protein, producing the protein MLSTEDRFAIADVINMHGHLTDRGDFDAMPTLFTEDVTYDVSALGGGVLTGLADLRVAALELGEANPLAHHVTNIVLREAPDGTVHAMSKYLGVATDGSVASGTYDDTLRHGHKGWRITHRVIRPRRVPLQP; encoded by the coding sequence ATGCTCAGCACCGAGGACCGGTTCGCCATCGCAGACGTGATCAACATGCACGGGCACCTGACCGACCGTGGCGACTTCGACGCCATGCCCACGCTGTTCACCGAGGACGTCACCTACGACGTCAGCGCCCTCGGCGGTGGCGTGCTCACCGGGCTGGCGGACCTGCGGGTTGCCGCGCTCGAACTCGGCGAGGCGAACCCCCTCGCCCACCACGTCACGAACATCGTCCTGCGGGAAGCACCCGACGGAACGGTCCACGCCATGTCGAAATATCTCGGCGTCGCGACGGACGGCTCCGTCGCCAGCGGAACCTACGACGACACTCTCCGACACGGCCACAAAGGCTGGCGAATCACACACCGGGTCATTCGCCCGCGCCGCGTTCCACTCCAACCATGA
- a CDS encoding TetR/AcrR family transcriptional regulator, giving the protein MSPDSKRRPRSDAQRNRERLITATRELVAEFGSEVPLDEVARRAGLGNATLYRHFPTRAELLAALYADEVTALCDYGNRLLAEPSPIKALFSWLDAFVTHVATKRPLALAATDIPDGRRTPMFEQWHADITTTASALVRRAQPMLRQGVTATDVLALASGAALTTDVDNARRLVAMLHTGLATQTHQDRHRG; this is encoded by the coding sequence ATGTCCCCGGATAGCAAGCGCCGACCTCGATCCGACGCACAGCGCAACAGGGAACGCCTGATCACCGCGACTCGTGAACTCGTGGCGGAGTTCGGTAGTGAGGTCCCGCTCGATGAGGTCGCCCGGCGTGCCGGCCTCGGCAATGCCACGCTGTACCGGCACTTCCCGACCCGCGCTGAGTTGCTAGCCGCCCTCTACGCCGACGAGGTCACGGCACTATGCGACTACGGCAACCGGCTCCTGGCCGAGCCCTCACCGATCAAGGCGCTCTTCAGCTGGCTCGACGCGTTCGTCACGCACGTGGCGACCAAACGACCACTCGCCTTGGCGGCGACCGACATCCCGGACGGACGGCGTACGCCGATGTTCGAGCAATGGCACGCCGACATCACCACCACCGCAAGCGCTCTCGTGCGGCGTGCTCAACCAATGCTCCGCCAGGGCGTCACCGCCACCGACGTTCTCGCACTGGCCAGCGGCGCAGCGCTCACCACCGACGTCGACAACGCACGCCGCCTGGTCGCGATGCTCCACACCGGCTTAGCCACCCAGACCCACCAAGACCGCCACCGCGGGTGA
- a CDS encoding VOC family protein: MTSRVGDIVIDCADPELLAGFWSGVLGYRVFARDETGVAIRGATVSPDILFIRVPEPKMTKNRLHFDVCPTDGDQDTELARLLSLGARHSPIQAGGSWVVLEDPEGNEFCLMAKRIPAEPEPFHEP; this comes from the coding sequence ATGACCAGCCGGGTGGGCGACATCGTCATCGACTGCGCCGACCCGGAGCTGCTGGCCGGCTTCTGGAGCGGTGTGCTCGGCTACCGCGTCTTCGCCCGCGACGAGACCGGCGTCGCCATCCGGGGCGCGACCGTCAGCCCCGACATCCTGTTCATCCGGGTGCCGGAGCCCAAGATGACGAAGAACCGGCTGCACTTCGACGTCTGCCCGACGGACGGCGACCAGGACACGGAGCTGGCCCGCCTGCTGTCCCTGGGCGCCCGCCACTCACCGATCCAGGCGGGCGGCTCGTGGGTGGTCCTGGAGGACCCGGAGGGCAACGAGTTCTGCCTGATGGCCAAACGCATCCCCGCCGAGCCGGAGCCGTTCCACGAGCCGTGA
- a CDS encoding MarR family transcriptional regulator: MLGSTTAAVQELQDATDLIDELAARRLGINRTDLRCLSRLSARGPQTASELAVAAGLTGGAMTTAVDRMERAGLVRRVRDTTDRRRVLVHLTDEAERLSAEIWGPIVADAHTELAGFTLAELGVIERFLSVALANQRRHAARLRTDLGT; the protein is encoded by the coding sequence ATGCTGGGTTCGACCACGGCGGCGGTGCAGGAGCTGCAGGATGCGACGGATCTCATCGATGAGCTCGCGGCCCGTCGCCTGGGCATCAACCGGACCGATCTGCGTTGCCTGAGCCGACTGAGCGCGCGCGGCCCGCAGACGGCGAGCGAGCTGGCTGTCGCCGCCGGACTGACCGGTGGGGCGATGACGACAGCTGTGGACCGGATGGAGCGTGCCGGGCTGGTCCGGCGGGTCCGCGACACAACTGATCGCCGGCGTGTCCTGGTCCACCTCACCGACGAGGCGGAACGGCTCAGCGCGGAAATCTGGGGGCCCATCGTGGCCGATGCGCATACCGAGCTGGCGGGATTCACCCTGGCCGAGCTAGGCGTGATCGAGCGGTTTCTGAGCGTCGCACTGGCCAATCAGCGTCGGCACGCCGCCCGTCTCAGGACGGATCTCGGCACCTGA
- a CDS encoding TIM barrel protein — MIRVAGAPISWGVCEVPGWGHCLPPERVLAEMAALGLTATELGPDGYLPADRGPLLARHGLAVAGGFVPVVLHDPAHDPLPALAEALPSWEGVLVVAAATGVDGYDARPELDATGWRTLLSNLDRIAALGVTAALHPHVGTMVERADEVRRVLDGSAIPLCLDTGHLLAGGTDPASLTREAPDRIAHVHLKDVDASRAARVRAGEVTYTDAVRAGMYRPLGDGDVDVAAIVSTLTAAGYAGWYVLEQDTMLDTDPPPGQGPVTDVRRSLEHLRKVAA, encoded by the coding sequence ATGATCCGCGTGGCCGGGGCGCCGATCTCCTGGGGCGTCTGCGAGGTGCCCGGCTGGGGGCACTGTCTTCCGCCCGAGCGGGTGCTCGCCGAGATGGCCGCCCTGGGGCTGACCGCGACGGAGCTCGGCCCCGACGGCTACCTGCCGGCCGACCGCGGGCCGCTGCTCGCCCGGCACGGCCTCGCCGTGGCCGGTGGTTTCGTGCCGGTGGTGCTGCACGACCCGGCCCACGACCCGCTGCCGGCGCTCGCCGAGGCCCTGCCGAGCTGGGAGGGTGTGCTGGTGGTGGCCGCCGCCACCGGCGTCGACGGCTACGACGCCCGGCCCGAGCTCGACGCCACGGGTTGGCGCACGCTGCTGTCCAACCTCGACCGGATCGCCGCGCTCGGCGTGACCGCGGCCCTGCACCCGCACGTCGGGACGATGGTGGAGCGCGCCGACGAGGTGCGCCGCGTGCTCGACGGCTCGGCGATCCCGCTCTGCCTCGACACCGGCCACCTGCTTGCCGGCGGCACCGACCCCGCGTCGCTCACGCGGGAGGCGCCGGACCGGATCGCGCACGTCCACCTCAAGGACGTCGACGCGTCCCGGGCCGCCCGGGTACGCGCGGGCGAGGTCACCTACACCGACGCCGTCCGGGCCGGCATGTACCGGCCGCTGGGCGACGGCGACGTCGACGTGGCCGCCATCGTGTCCACCTTGACGGCCGCCGGCTACGCGGGATGGTACGTGTTGGAGCAGGACACCATGCTCGACACGGACCCACCGCCCGGCCAGGGCCCGGTCACCGACGTCCGCCGGAGCCTGGAACACCTGCGGAAGGTGGCGGCATGA
- a CDS encoding nitroreductase family deazaflavin-dependent oxidoreductase codes for MPLTGDYAPSPSDWARKQAELFESTDGEQGNTLRGRPIILLTSLGAKSGKIRKTPLMRVEHDGEYAVVASQGGAPTHPVWYHNLVAHPHVELQDGAVRKDYVAREVTGDERALWWKRATATWPDYDDYQTKTDRVIPVFVLTPKEPKD; via the coding sequence GTGCCTCTGACCGGTGACTACGCGCCCAGCCCCAGCGACTGGGCCCGCAAGCAGGCCGAGCTGTTCGAAAGCACCGACGGCGAGCAGGGCAACACCCTGCGTGGCCGGCCGATCATCCTGCTGACCTCGCTAGGCGCGAAGAGCGGCAAGATCCGCAAGACTCCGCTGATGCGGGTCGAGCACGACGGCGAATATGCGGTCGTCGCATCACAGGGCGGCGCTCCCACGCACCCCGTCTGGTACCACAACCTGGTCGCCCACCCACACGTCGAGCTGCAGGACGGCGCGGTCCGCAAGGACTACGTCGCCCGGGAGGTGACCGGCGACGAGCGCGCCCTGTGGTGGAAGCGCGCCACCGCGACCTGGCCCGACTACGACGACTACCAGACCAAGACGGACCGCGTGATCCCGGTCTTCGTGTTGACGCCGAAGGAGCCGAAGGACTAG
- a CDS encoding RNA polymerase sigma-70 factor: MTGADDVTAEDLAQFEAVRGRLFGIAYRMLGSVSDAEDVVQEAWMRWQRTDRRKVDNPAAFLSTTATRLAINAATSARARRESYVGPWLPEPVDTSADPALGAERAAALEMGVLLLMERLAPAERAAYILREAFGYAHRQVAEVLETSEANARQLVSRARRHITAERTSPVDRVQHRRLIDGFLAASRDGDLAAFEQLLAGDVVARNDGGGRVHAARKDIAGPDRVRNFLDNVLRKFWSTSTFRPVEANGETGVLVLTAEGTPEALIALTASAGGIDQLFIVANPDKLRQFA, from the coding sequence GTGACCGGCGCCGACGACGTTACCGCCGAGGACCTCGCGCAGTTCGAGGCCGTACGCGGACGGCTCTTCGGCATCGCGTACCGGATGCTGGGTTCGGTCAGCGATGCCGAAGACGTCGTCCAGGAGGCGTGGATGCGTTGGCAGCGCACCGATCGCCGGAAGGTCGACAACCCCGCCGCGTTCCTGTCCACCACCGCCACCCGGCTCGCCATCAACGCCGCCACGAGCGCGCGGGCGCGGCGCGAGTCCTACGTCGGGCCGTGGCTGCCCGAGCCCGTCGACACCAGTGCCGACCCCGCGCTCGGCGCCGAACGGGCGGCCGCGCTCGAGATGGGCGTGCTGCTGCTGATGGAGCGGCTGGCGCCGGCCGAGCGGGCGGCCTACATCCTGCGCGAGGCCTTCGGGTACGCGCACCGCCAGGTGGCCGAGGTCCTCGAGACCAGCGAGGCCAACGCGCGGCAGCTGGTCAGCCGGGCCCGCCGGCACATCACCGCGGAGCGCACGTCGCCGGTCGACCGCGTCCAGCACCGCCGCCTGATCGACGGTTTCCTGGCCGCCTCGCGCGACGGCGACCTGGCCGCCTTCGAGCAGCTGCTGGCCGGCGACGTGGTGGCCCGCAACGACGGCGGCGGCCGGGTGCACGCGGCCCGCAAGGACATCGCCGGCCCCGACCGCGTGCGCAACTTCCTCGACAACGTGCTGCGGAAGTTCTGGAGCACGTCGACGTTCCGCCCGGTCGAGGCCAACGGCGAGACCGGCGTCCTGGTGCTGACCGCCGAGGGCACGCCGGAGGCGCTGATCGCCCTGACCGCCTCCGCCGGCGGCATCGACCAGCTGTTCATCGTCGCCAACCCCGACAAGCTCCGCCAGTTCGCCTGA
- a CDS encoding hemerythrin domain-containing protein: protein MSTDAIVLLKQDHKEIKKLFKAFQDTDSDKRKGELVDKIIEELTVHTYIENECMYPETRQLLPDLEDDVLESYEEHHVADVLCIELASMSPDDERFEAKTMVLIENVTHHIEEEEEEWFPKVREGLGRKKLQEIGARMLELKEKAPRRPSEPGALKKAIDALTA from the coding sequence ATGTCGACGGACGCGATCGTGCTGCTCAAGCAGGATCACAAGGAAATCAAGAAGCTGTTCAAGGCGTTCCAGGACACCGACAGCGACAAGCGCAAGGGCGAGCTGGTCGACAAGATCATCGAAGAGCTCACCGTGCACACGTACATCGAAAACGAGTGCATGTATCCGGAGACCCGCCAGCTGCTGCCGGACCTCGAGGACGACGTGCTCGAGTCCTACGAGGAGCACCACGTCGCCGACGTGCTCTGCATCGAGCTGGCCTCGATGTCGCCCGACGACGAGCGCTTCGAGGCCAAGACGATGGTGCTGATCGAGAACGTCACGCACCACATCGAGGAAGAGGAAGAGGAGTGGTTCCCCAAGGTCCGCGAGGGCCTCGGGCGCAAGAAGCTCCAGGAGATCGGCGCGCGGATGCTCGAGCTCAAGGAGAAGGCGCCGCGCCGGCCCAGCGAGCCCGGCGCGCTCAAGAAGGCGATCGACGCGCTGACCGCATGA
- a CDS encoding SDR family oxidoreductase, which yields MKIVVFGGTGLIGSQVVSLLKQAGHEAVPQSPSTGVNTVTGEGLAGALDGADVVVDVTNSPSFAPDDVMEFFTKSTGNLLAAERAAGVGHHVALSIVGAERSPDSGYLPAKVVQERLIAESGVPYTVVRATQFFEFLGGIADSATDGDTVRIAPVSFQPIASADVARAVADAATAPAVNGAVEVAGPQRMRFDEVIREALAAKGDPREVVADPAAPYFGQVMADDTIVPTGDYRAGAVTLADWRARQ from the coding sequence ATGAAGATCGTGGTTTTCGGCGGGACCGGGCTGATCGGTTCTCAGGTGGTGAGCCTGCTGAAGCAGGCGGGGCACGAGGCGGTGCCGCAGTCGCCGTCGACCGGCGTCAACACCGTGACCGGGGAGGGTCTGGCCGGCGCGCTCGACGGGGCCGACGTGGTGGTCGACGTCACCAACTCACCGTCGTTCGCGCCGGATGACGTGATGGAGTTCTTCACGAAGTCGACCGGCAACCTGCTCGCCGCGGAGCGGGCGGCCGGGGTGGGCCACCACGTGGCGCTGTCGATCGTCGGCGCCGAGCGCAGCCCGGACAGCGGCTACCTGCCCGCGAAGGTCGTGCAGGAGAGGCTGATCGCCGAGTCGGGTGTCCCGTACACCGTGGTCCGGGCGACGCAGTTCTTCGAGTTCCTGGGCGGCATCGCCGACTCCGCCACCGACGGCGACACGGTGCGCATCGCGCCGGTGTCGTTCCAGCCGATCGCGTCCGCCGACGTGGCCAGGGCGGTCGCCGACGCCGCGACGGCGCCGGCGGTCAACGGGGCGGTCGAGGTGGCCGGGCCGCAGCGCATGCGGTTCGACGAGGTGATCCGGGAGGCGCTGGCCGCCAAGGGCGACCCGCGCGAGGTCGTCGCCGACCCGGCGGCCCCGTACTTCGGGCAGGTCATGGCCGACGACACGATCGTGCCGACCGGCGACTACCGCGCGGGCGCCGTCACACTGGCCGACTGGCGCGCCCGGCAGTAG
- a CDS encoding SDR family NAD(P)-dependent oxidoreductase yields MTTSERPFAVVTGASSGIGYELARQFATNGFDVLVAAEDADIERAGDALRRDGTIQVKAVQVDLATPEGVERLWSAIDRPVDAIAINAGRGAGGAFVSDTTLDDELNIVDLNVRSTVHLAKRVVPDMVDRGAGRVLFTSSIASAMPGSFQAVYNASKSFVQSFAEALRNELKDTGVTVTSLMPGPTDTEFFDRAEMQDTKVGSGRKDDPAKVAEQGFKALMKGDDHVVAGSFMNKVQAVAAKVAPDTAKAEMHRKMAEPGSGE; encoded by the coding sequence ATGACTACGTCCGAGCGCCCGTTCGCGGTGGTCACCGGCGCGTCCAGCGGCATCGGCTACGAGCTGGCCCGCCAGTTCGCCACCAACGGTTTCGACGTGCTGGTCGCCGCGGAGGACGCCGACATCGAGCGGGCCGGCGACGCGCTGCGCCGCGACGGCACCATCCAGGTCAAGGCCGTCCAGGTCGACCTGGCCACACCCGAGGGGGTCGAGCGGCTCTGGTCCGCCATCGACCGGCCCGTCGACGCGATCGCGATCAACGCCGGGCGGGGCGCCGGCGGCGCGTTCGTCTCCGACACGACGCTCGACGACGAGCTCAACATCGTCGACCTCAACGTCCGCTCGACCGTGCACCTGGCCAAGCGGGTCGTCCCCGACATGGTGGACCGCGGCGCGGGCCGGGTGCTGTTCACCTCGTCGATCGCCTCCGCGATGCCCGGCTCGTTCCAGGCCGTCTACAACGCCTCGAAGTCGTTCGTGCAGTCGTTCGCGGAGGCCCTGCGCAACGAGCTCAAGGACACGGGCGTGACCGTGACGTCGCTGATGCCCGGCCCGACAGACACCGAGTTCTTCGACCGCGCCGAGATGCAGGACACCAAGGTCGGCTCCGGCAGGAAGGACGACCCGGCGAAGGTCGCGGAGCAGGGCTTCAAGGCGCTGATGAAGGGCGACGACCACGTCGTGGCCGGCTCGTTCATGAACAAGGTGCAGGCGGTGGCCGCGAAGGTCGCGCCGGACACGGCCAAGGCGGAGATGCACCGGAAGATGGCCGAGCCCGGTTCGGGCGAATAG
- a CDS encoding Gfo/Idh/MocA family oxidoreductase has product MRIGLVGAGRIGALHAATLASLPSVTGLVISDVDPDLARVLADKVGAEVATGLPAGVDAVVVTTPTFTHRELVEQAAAARLPVFCEKPVAPDVAGTVAALAAVRAAGVPLQVGFQRRHDAGIVAVRDAIADGRLGRLHLVRSATHDPAPPPAGYVATSGGIFRDCAVHDFDAVRFVTGREVVEVSATGANRGAGFFAAADDVDTAVATLTLGDGTLAVCTATRYNGAGYDVRLEAHGAAGTLTAGLDTHAPLPPGFGERFGDAYAAELSAFCALVAGAGPNTCPGEEALAALLVAEAADRSRREGRPVRVAEVAA; this is encoded by the coding sequence ATGCGCATCGGACTCGTCGGCGCGGGGCGCATCGGCGCATTGCATGCCGCCACCTTGGCTTCGCTGCCGTCCGTCACCGGCCTCGTGATCAGTGACGTCGATCCCGATCTGGCCCGGGTGCTCGCCGACAAGGTCGGCGCGGAGGTCGCGACCGGCCTGCCGGCGGGGGTCGACGCGGTCGTCGTCACCACACCCACCTTCACCCACCGTGAGCTGGTCGAGCAGGCGGCCGCCGCCCGGCTGCCGGTGTTCTGCGAGAAGCCGGTGGCGCCCGACGTCGCCGGGACAGTCGCCGCCCTGGCCGCCGTCCGCGCCGCCGGCGTGCCGCTGCAGGTCGGCTTCCAGCGCCGCCACGACGCGGGCATCGTCGCCGTCCGCGACGCGATCGCCGATGGCCGGCTCGGCCGTCTCCATCTGGTGCGCTCGGCCACCCACGATCCCGCCCCGCCGCCGGCCGGCTACGTCGCCACCTCCGGCGGCATCTTCCGCGACTGCGCGGTGCACGACTTCGACGCGGTCCGCTTCGTCACCGGCCGGGAGGTGGTCGAGGTGTCGGCCACCGGGGCCAACCGGGGCGCGGGGTTCTTCGCGGCGGCGGACGACGTCGACACCGCGGTCGCCACGCTGACCCTCGGCGACGGCACACTCGCGGTCTGCACGGCGACCCGCTACAACGGCGCCGGCTACGACGTCCGCCTCGAGGCGCACGGCGCGGCCGGCACCCTGACCGCGGGGCTCGACACGCACGCGCCGCTGCCGCCGGGCTTCGGTGAGCGGTTCGGCGACGCGTACGCCGCCGAGCTCTCCGCCTTCTGCGCCCTGGTCGCCGGCGCCGGGCCCAACACCTGCCCGGGCGAGGAGGCCCTGGCCGCGCTGCTGGTCGCCGAGGCCGCCGACCGCTCCCGCCGCGAAGGCCGGCCGGTGCGCGTCGCGGAGGTGGCCGCATGA
- a CDS encoding monooxygenase, whose translation MSRRSVLVAVLTICALALVACGADGGDGGGGASPPPPSGPASAHAGHGGTPPPAQPLRAGERFVEAGLDRPFTPDPPADDADEYRCFVVDPELTAPAFLTGSEFLPQNRDIVHHAIFFRVSPDDAKRVRAHDAATDGDGWRCFGDAGIGGSPEWVASWAPGSGESIYPAGVGFELGAGSLLVMQIHYSLLATGGKAGAADRSGIKLRLAGGDRTPLRTTLLPAPVELPCAPGESGELCDRDRAVADVVRRFGDQAGQTADGLSRLCGGAARPGPTQSCERRVTRTAKLYGVGGHMHLLGRSIKVELNPGTPQARTLLDVPTFNFDDQAVRPVGGDVTVKPGDTYRVTCTHDAGLRQRLPALRKLPPRYVVWGEGTADEMCLAVVVEAPAA comes from the coding sequence ATGTCCCGACGTTCCGTGCTCGTCGCGGTCCTGACCATTTGCGCACTCGCCCTCGTGGCCTGCGGTGCCGACGGCGGTGACGGCGGCGGTGGCGCGAGCCCGCCGCCGCCCAGCGGGCCGGCGTCCGCGCATGCCGGTCACGGCGGCACGCCGCCGCCCGCGCAGCCGCTGCGCGCCGGTGAGCGGTTCGTCGAGGCCGGCCTGGACCGGCCGTTCACCCCCGACCCGCCGGCCGACGACGCCGACGAATACCGGTGCTTCGTCGTCGACCCCGAGCTCACCGCGCCAGCGTTTCTGACCGGCAGCGAGTTCCTGCCGCAGAACCGCGACATCGTCCACCACGCGATCTTCTTCCGGGTGTCGCCGGACGACGCCAAGCGGGTGCGGGCCCACGACGCCGCGACCGACGGCGACGGGTGGCGGTGTTTCGGCGACGCGGGGATCGGGGGTTCGCCCGAGTGGGTGGCGAGCTGGGCTCCCGGCAGCGGCGAGTCGATCTATCCCGCGGGCGTCGGCTTCGAGCTGGGCGCGGGCAGCCTGCTGGTGATGCAGATCCACTACAGCCTGCTGGCCACCGGCGGCAAGGCGGGCGCGGCCGACCGGTCCGGCATCAAGCTGCGGCTGGCCGGCGGCGACCGCACTCCCCTGCGGACCACCCTGCTGCCGGCCCCCGTGGAGCTGCCGTGCGCGCCGGGCGAGAGCGGCGAACTGTGCGACCGCGACCGGGCGGTGGCCGACGTGGTGCGGCGGTTCGGCGACCAGGCGGGGCAGACCGCCGACGGGCTCAGCCGGCTCTGCGGTGGCGCCGCCCGGCCCGGGCCGACCCAGTCCTGCGAACGGCGGGTGACCCGCACGGCCAAGCTCTACGGCGTGGGCGGCCACATGCACCTGCTCGGCCGGTCGATCAAGGTCGAGCTCAACCCCGGCACCCCGCAGGCCCGCACGCTGCTCGACGTGCCGACGTTCAACTTCGACGACCAGGCCGTACGTCCGGTCGGGGGCGACGTCACCGTCAAGCCGGGCGACACGTACCGGGTGACCTGCACCCACGACGCGGGCCTGCGGCAGCGACTGCCGGCCCTGCGCAAGCTGCCGCCGCGCTACGTGGTCTGGGGCGAGGGCACCGCCGACGAGATGTGCCTGGCGGTGGTCGTCGAGGCGCCGGCCGCTTAG
- a CDS encoding D-2-hydroxyacid dehydrogenase — MSPRLNVLIATYLEPDLVRRIADADPRVDVIYEPEIVPVPRYRCDHTGTPRQLTAAQQERWEAALAAADVSFDFDWQAPAELPVRAPRLRWVQGTSAGIGEKVRRAGLDLSDLVMTTGAGLHAVPLAEFAVLGALHFVKGVPQLRERQVAHRWERYTTAQLAGRTVTVVGLGGIGRRVVDSFVALGTRVLAVGRPGRAYDLPGPVFSTDELDDLLPRTDVLVLCTPLTDETRGLLSAARIARLKRGAIVVNIGRGPVVDEAALVDALRSGALTGAALDVFETEPLPPGSPLWDLPNVLVSPHLAATVDTENAALTDLFVDNLHRWLDGRELRNLYRRDLGY; from the coding sequence ATGTCTCCCCGGCTGAACGTGCTGATCGCCACCTATCTCGAACCCGATCTCGTGCGGCGGATCGCCGACGCCGACCCTCGGGTCGACGTGATCTACGAGCCGGAGATCGTGCCGGTGCCGCGCTACAGGTGCGACCACACCGGCACGCCGCGGCAGCTCACCGCGGCCCAGCAGGAGCGGTGGGAGGCCGCGCTGGCCGCCGCGGACGTGTCGTTCGACTTCGACTGGCAGGCGCCGGCCGAGCTGCCGGTCCGGGCGCCGCGGCTGCGGTGGGTGCAGGGCACCAGCGCCGGCATCGGCGAGAAGGTCAGGCGGGCCGGGCTGGACCTTAGCGACCTGGTCATGACGACCGGCGCGGGGTTGCACGCGGTGCCCCTCGCCGAGTTCGCGGTGCTGGGCGCGCTGCACTTCGTCAAGGGCGTGCCGCAGCTGCGGGAGCGGCAGGTCGCGCACCGCTGGGAGCGCTACACGACCGCGCAGCTCGCCGGCCGCACCGTCACCGTCGTCGGGCTCGGCGGGATCGGCCGCCGGGTGGTCGACAGCTTCGTCGCGCTCGGCACGCGCGTGCTCGCCGTGGGTCGACCCGGCCGGGCGTACGACCTGCCCGGTCCGGTCTTCTCCACGGACGAGCTGGACGACCTGCTGCCGCGCACCGACGTGCTGGTGCTGTGCACCCCGCTCACCGACGAGACGCGGGGCCTGCTGTCCGCGGCCCGGATCGCCCGCCTCAAACGGGGCGCGATCGTCGTCAACATCGGCCGCGGCCCCGTGGTCGACGAGGCGGCGCTCGTCGACGCGCTGCGCAGCGGCGCCCTGACCGGCGCGGCGCTCGACGTGTTCGAGACCGAGCCGCTGCCGCCCGGGTCCCCGTTGTGGGACCTGCCCAACGTGCTCGTCTCACCGCACTTGGCGGCCACTGTGGACACCGAGAACGCCGCCCTCACCGACCTGTTCGTCGACAACCTGCACCGCTGGTTGGACGGCCGGGAGCTGCGCAACCTCTACCGGCGCGACCTCGGCTACTGA